GTTCCTGCCCCATCGCTCGCAGCAGAATCGTATCTAGCGCTTCTCCAGCAGGGCGCTGCGCCTCTTCAGCCACAAGCTGATACGTCTCGTCCTGCTCTAGCCAAACCTGCCACAGTGCGGGATACGCGCGAAACACGGCGGCGTTCTCTAGCGGACGAATCGAGTAGCAGGGCTGGAACTGGTTCAGGAATCGCTCCCGGAGTTGCCGTCCGGCATAGCCAATGCCGATGGTTGCTACATCCTCTAGCCGGGGGTTGAAGAACACCACCGGGCGATCGCCCGCCTGCTGACACAGCGCCTCGACCTTCCCCACCTCCACCGAAGACGGCTGAATAAAGAGAATCAGCGTTTCCTCCGGCTGAATCTCGGTTTTTACATCCTCAATGCCACGAACCGCGTAGGGCACCTCGCCCCAGTCGCGCCGGGCCAGGGCAGCCGCCCCTGCATCGGGGAAAAACACCCGTAGCCCGCTGCCTCGTTCTGCAAAACCGGCCACAAACGCTTGCGCCACAGGCATCATAGGCAATTCGGGAAACAATAGCTCTACCTGAAGGCGAGTCAGCCCATCGGCGATCGCGGCTTCGGTCGATTGCACCGCTTGGGCGATCGCCTCGTCTAGAGAATCTGGAAGCTGGGTCATAGGTTGCTTTAGAAACAAGTCGGTTGCTTTAGAAACACAATGTGCGACTTTCTAATCTACCCTCATCCCCCACCCCCTTCTCCCAAGTCAGGAGAAGGGGAGCAAAAGAGGCTCGAAGCCCCTCTCCCGCTCTGGGAGCAGGCTTAAAGCCTTCGGCATACCAGAAAAGGGTGAGGAGGACGGCAAAGTTGCACATCCCGCCTTAGAAACAAGTTCAGATCAACGCAGGAACGATCTAGCGAATCAAAGCCAATCAATGCCGATCCAAGCCAATCAACAAAATGAACATATACGAAAATTCACAAAATCGTTGGCAGAAGCCCCAGTGTATAGCGAAAGCGATGGCAAGTGGTAGTCAGCGGACGGTGAAAGATCTGTCCCTGTCCCGTCCCGAAATCTCTCCTAAGCTGATGAAAAGGTAACTGAAGGGATGGGCATTCTCCGTCTGGCGACAGTTTTATTGAGTCTTAAGGCTTCTTTAAGATTTACGTGGTGGAGGATGTGTGCGCCAAGGCTATTCAACACAATCGGTTTGTAGGAGGGCTGGAACCCAGTTCTAGCAGACCGTGCGGCTGGAATAGCCAGGCGGATTTTTGCTGCGATCGCACGAAAACAAGTATCCACTTGTGAACTTCTGTGACGTGGGAGATTCCTCCAGTGATGTGGGAACGCTTAAAGTATGCAACGCTCAATCACCAGATAGGCACCAGATAGGCACCAGATAGGCAATTGTTTGCTGCCCTAGAACCGCTAGACCGTCGCGGTTCCAGTGTTGGCAACAGCTTGCCGAATGAGGTCTGGTGAACTTTCCCTCGGTGACGTTATTCCCTGACGTTTCTCCATTCGTCTGCTAAACCCCTAGTTCTTTTAGCTGTTTGCTGACCTATGACTTCCAGATCTTTCTTCTCCTCCGTTCTCTGGCATTACCTGAATCAGCGCGTATTCGATCGGAATAGCCCTATTATCTTAGACATTCATCGATTCTCACGCTTTTATCGAGTGCAGCATCTAGAGCGATGCCTTTGTCGGCAATATCAGCCAGAAGAACGCTATCGAAACCAGGGTTAGGACAGGCTCTAGCATCTTTTTTCCAGGTTTCGCACCAGGAAAAAGCCTCCCTTCAGTCAGCCTAAAAGCACATCCTGGAGTGTAAAACCCTCTCAAGCATCGGTCAGAACTTGTAGAGATTATCGGCTGCCCTGAAAGCAGATTTTTGGATAGCCGATCGCGATGGCTAGAATACGGCGATCGCAGGCATAGTTGCATGACTAGTGAGGTCATTATAGTTTTGAAGATGCGCGGCGTGGGAGGGTGACTCTCACGCCTTCGTTTTTTCCAGTCCTAGTCTTTACAAAAGGCTCTCAACACAACTGAAATGCTGAATCTGGACTCATCCCTAGCACAACATCGGCAGCAGTTTCCGGCATTGTCTACCCAGTGCTATTTCAACTATGGCGGACAGGGCCCGATGCCTCAGGGGGCGATCGCCGAAATTTCGTCTGGGCATGAATATATGCAAACCCACGGGCCGTTTTCCAACACGGTCAATGCCTGGGCTCATCAGCAGATGCAGCAGGTGCGGGGGGCGATCGCCGCTGAACTCCAGATTTCCCCCACCACGCTCACGCTGACTGAAAATGTGACCGTCGGCTGCAACATTGCCCTGTGGGGGCTGGACTGGCAGGCAGGCGACCACATCTTGCTGTCGGACTGTGAGCATCCCGGCGTGGTGGGTATTGTGCGGGAACTGGCCCGACGGTTTGACCTGGCAGTGTCGATCTGCCCGCTGTTGTCCACCCTCAATCATGGCGATCCGGTGCAGGCGATCGCCCAACACCTCCGCCCCGAAACCCGGCTGGTTGTGATCAGCCACATTTTGTGGAACACGGGTCAGGTGTTACCACTGGCAGAGATTGTGGCCCTGTGTCATGGCTATGCAGGGCGGCGCGGGCAGGTGCGCGTGCTGGTGGATGCGGCGCAGTCCGTCGGTGTGTTGCCGCTGGATTTGGGGGCGATCGCCGCTGATTTTTACGCCTTTACGGGGCACAAGTGGCTGTGCGGCCCAGCAGGGATAGGAGGGCTATACGTTTCACCCAACGCGCTGGCCGACCTGCGCCCCACCTTCATCGGCTGGCGCGGCGTGACGAAAGATGCACAGGGCAACCCCATCGACTGGCTGCCGGACGGGCGGCGGTTTGAAGTGGCGACTTCGGATGTTCCCCTGTACGGAGCGATGAGTGAGGCGATCGCCACTCATCAACGCTGGGGCAGCACTGCTGATCGCTATCGTCGCATCTGTCATCTCAGTCGGCTCCTGTGGGAAGGTCTGGCCAAACTGCCGCAGGTTTCCTGCCTGCGGACTGCCCCCCCAGAAGCAGGTCTGGTTTCGTTCCAGCTTGCAGATGGTGGCCATGCTCAGGCAGTTCAGACTTTGGAGCAAAATGGATTCCTGCTGAGAATGCTGCTGTATCCGGATTGCATTCGCGCCTGCGTTCACTATTTCACGCTAGAGTCGGAAATTGAGCGGCTGTTAGGGGCGATCGCCCATCTAGTTCGCTAATTCCCAAGCTCATTCCCAGGGGATCTATTACATCTATTACAAATGCTGTAGTTCAGTCCGGGGGCACACCAGCCAGAATAGAGGGCGTGCTATCCTAGCCATGCTCCAGTTCTAATGCCCCAGAGCCTTGAAATTGCTCGATTTCCCGGAGATTTGCCATGCAGCAGAATCGTCCTCTGCGTGCCCTGTTATTGACCACTGCCCTGCTTTTGGTCGTTAGTGTCGCCTTTCTCTACAGCGTTAGCCGTCCCCATCCGCGCTATGCCCACAGTCAGATACTCCACCCGCCTGCGCTGAGTCAGGTGGAATCGAGCGGGTCGGCGCTGACTGCAGAGGCACTCATGGAAGGAGCCGTGGCAGGTGGACGGGCCCGGGGTGGCGGATTTGGGTCGTCACCTGCCCCTTCTGCCCCTCGCCCCATGCCGCGATCGCCCTCTGGTGGCGGCTACTATCCCACGCCTATTCCGGGGCCCGTGTTCGTGCCGATTCCCGACTATGGCTACCGCCCATCGCCAACGGTGGTCGTGCCTGTGGGCGGCGGCGGGTTTGATCTGGGCTTTGTGTTTATTCTGGCGATCGTCGGGTTTGCGCTGCTGCCTGTGGTGCTGAACTACGTGCGGGCAGGGTCGAGCGGCAACAGCACAGCCGCCCCAGCCGGGTCAACCCGTGAGCTATACAACGACATCGTAACGGTGTCCCAAATTCAAATCGGGCTGCTGGCGGGGGCACGGGACTTGCAGCGAGACCTAAATGCGCTGGCGCAACAGGCCAACTGGGGCAATCAGGAGAGCTTGTCAGAACTGCTGCGAGAAACGGTGCTGGCGCTGCTGCGATCGCCCGAATATTGGACGCACGTTCGCGCCACCTCTCAAACCGTCCAGAGCCGAGAAGCGGGGTCGCGCCTGTTTGAGCAACTGTCGCTGGCTGAGCGCAGCAAGCTGAGCGCCGAAACGCTGGTGAACATTGGCGGGCGGGTGCGCCAGCAGGCCACGTCTCAGCCGCTTGATAGCGATCCCGCTGCCTATATCGTGGTGACGCTGCTGGTGGGCACAGCAGACGATCGCCCCCTGTTTGGCGAAATCCGCTCGACCGAAGCCCTAGCGGCTGCACTACGCCGCCTGGGTAGCCTGCCGCCCAGTTACCTGCTGATCTATGAGTTGCTATGGGCCCCGCAGGACGAGTCTTCTAGTCTCAGCCGCGATGAACTTGTGGCTAGCTATCCTGATCTGATGCAGATTTAGGAGGGAGATAAGACAATAACAAGTAAGACAGTAACAAGACAGTGGCAGAAAAGGCGATCGCTCACCCGAACGCCTAGCTAGGTTAGCCGAGCGGAAAAACTAGGAAACGGGGTTGAAGCTGGGTTCTAAGATTACATCGCTCGACAAAGAATCAGCCCTGATTTGTCAAGCAGCCTCCAAAGTTTGACGGTTTTTAATGTTGCCTAGAATACAAAATGCGATCGCCCAATTTGGCACAGAAAAACTTTCTGTAACATCTTCATCAGCCCTACTGATAGAGGACTGTAGCCAATGCAGGGCAAGCCCGACCCAACTCCTAGAGTCTGATAAAAACAAAGTGGTGTTGTACTCATAGCACCCATTAGGAATTTTTGGCAAAAGATATATACGTTTTGCTGACATGCTACTGCCATTTACTAATAGATCAGCTATGATGACAGCGAAGTAGCGTTCGATTAATGGAAGACTAAGGCGTGTCAGCTTTGCTGTTGCGGGTTTATCCATCGAACGAGCCCCCCCGCGTTATTAGGTTTGGAGAGGATTGTGACTATTTACGTTGGAAACCTGTCTTTTCAGGCTACCGAAGAAGATTTGCGTGAAGTGTTTGCCGAGTATGGGAAGGTGAGTCGCGTGAGCTTGCCGACCGACCGCGAAACTGGCAGAAAAAGAGGTTTTGCTTTTGTAGAAATGGAAGACGAGGAACAGGAAGACAAGGCGATCGCCGATCTAGACGGTGCTGAGTGGCTCGGTCGTGAGATTCGAGTCAACAAGGCCAAGCCTCGCGAAGGCGGCGGTGGCGGTGGCGGACGACCCCGCAACGGTGGAATGTAGGTTCTTCTAATTCTTAATTCTCTCTATACCTATAGATCGGTTTTCAACTTCAGGTCTTCTGGAGTTTTTTCATAGGTGTAGTCTGTTTCCGTCAGCCTAGAGCTTTGAGTCTTTGGCTTTTGAAAGACTTGGGCACTGGTTTGCTGCAATGGCTTCAGACACCTTTGCCAAGAGGCTACTCT
The Thermoleptolyngbya sichuanensis A183 DNA segment above includes these coding regions:
- a CDS encoding DUF1995 family protein — its product is MTQLPDSLDEAIAQAVQSTEAAIADGLTRLQVELLFPELPMMPVAQAFVAGFAERGSGLRVFFPDAGAAALARRDWGEVPYAVRGIEDVKTEIQPEETLILFIQPSSVEVGKVEALCQQAGDRPVVFFNPRLEDVATIGIGYAGRQLRERFLNQFQPCYSIRPLENAAVFRAYPALWQVWLEQDETYQLVAEEAQRPAGEALDTILLRAMGQEPSSPVPNRGLFAELQRFLRALSQ
- a CDS encoding aminotransferase class V-fold PLP-dependent enzyme, whose amino-acid sequence is MLNLDSSLAQHRQQFPALSTQCYFNYGGQGPMPQGAIAEISSGHEYMQTHGPFSNTVNAWAHQQMQQVRGAIAAELQISPTTLTLTENVTVGCNIALWGLDWQAGDHILLSDCEHPGVVGIVRELARRFDLAVSICPLLSTLNHGDPVQAIAQHLRPETRLVVISHILWNTGQVLPLAEIVALCHGYAGRRGQVRVLVDAAQSVGVLPLDLGAIAADFYAFTGHKWLCGPAGIGGLYVSPNALADLRPTFIGWRGVTKDAQGNPIDWLPDGRRFEVATSDVPLYGAMSEAIATHQRWGSTADRYRRICHLSRLLWEGLAKLPQVSCLRTAPPEAGLVSFQLADGGHAQAVQTLEQNGFLLRMLLYPDCIRACVHYFTLESEIERLLGAIAHLVR
- a CDS encoding DUF1517 domain-containing protein; this encodes MQQNRPLRALLLTTALLLVVSVAFLYSVSRPHPRYAHSQILHPPALSQVESSGSALTAEALMEGAVAGGRARGGGFGSSPAPSAPRPMPRSPSGGGYYPTPIPGPVFVPIPDYGYRPSPTVVVPVGGGGFDLGFVFILAIVGFALLPVVLNYVRAGSSGNSTAAPAGSTRELYNDIVTVSQIQIGLLAGARDLQRDLNALAQQANWGNQESLSELLRETVLALLRSPEYWTHVRATSQTVQSREAGSRLFEQLSLAERSKLSAETLVNIGGRVRQQATSQPLDSDPAAYIVVTLLVGTADDRPLFGEIRSTEALAAALRRLGSLPPSYLLIYELLWAPQDESSSLSRDELVASYPDLMQI
- a CDS encoding RNA recognition motif domain-containing protein, with product MTIYVGNLSFQATEEDLREVFAEYGKVSRVSLPTDRETGRKRGFAFVEMEDEEQEDKAIADLDGAEWLGREIRVNKAKPREGGGGGGGRPRNGGM